Proteins co-encoded in one Rattus rattus isolate New Zealand chromosome 5, Rrattus_CSIRO_v1, whole genome shotgun sequence genomic window:
- the Spint4 gene encoding kunitz-type protease inhibitor 4, whose amino-acid sequence MEAPPPRQSTSVYPGSLPFAVRSAMEAPGIHLALWLLTFTMLLPMLSTELMFPPGVRDQLCESGHLGIMCNQPVKQGHCTFRFHRYYFNKDTALCELFVFSGCGGNRNNFKNKYLCELHCIEVEVSLLLPHPTFKDTAWLGSLLYRATSRKRLAGNEQRINKSLPHTDM is encoded by the exons ATGGAGGCTCCACCTCCAAGACAGAGCACTTCAGTGTATCCTGGGTCTCTCCCATTTGCTGTCAGGAGCGCCATGGaggctccagggatccaccttGCCCTGTGGCTTCTAACGTTTACCATGCTCCTGCCGATGCTTTCTACTGAGTTAATGTTCCCTCCAGGAGTCAGGGATCAACTCTGTGAAAGTGGGCATCTTGGAA TAATGTGCAACCAACCCGTAAAGCAAGGCCACTGCACCTTCCGTTTCCACAGATACTACTTCAACAAGGACACAGCCTTATGTGAACTCTTCGTCTTCAGTGGCTGTGGGGGCAAcagaaacaactttaaaaataaatacctctGTGAACTCCATTGCATAGAAGTAGAGGTAAGCCTCTTGTTGCCTCACCCCACCTTTAAGGATACTGCGTGGTTGGGATCACTGCTTTACAGGGCAACATCTAGAAAGAGGCTAGCAGGAAATGAGCAGAGAATCAATAAATCACTTCCACATACAGATATGTGA